In Phaseolus vulgaris cultivar G19833 chromosome 3, P. vulgaris v2.0, whole genome shotgun sequence, the sequence CATAGTCAATTAAAAAACATCACTATTCTTCCATTTTAATAACATTAGATGCATGTTGGTACATTCCTCGTCCATTCCAATCCAATTTTCAAACTAAAATCATGTcgaaaaaatatagaataaacatataattaaaattaatggttTAACCAATATGGTTAccgtacaaaataaaatatgatcttACTCCCACAATAAATAAGAAATGATGATTCAACTATTTCAATCCAATTTCAAGaaacattattgacattttttttttctttctatattttGATTCAAATATAGGTGTTTGACATCCAGAATTAATTTGTTCTCAACTATTCAATATGTATTACATGTACTACCAAAATCTTTTTGCATCATAAGAGTCTATTacaatcaaattttgttttgataagCAAGGATAACACAAGGTCATGTTTTCAGttgtgtaaattaaaattaattgttcAACCAATATAATCATCGTATAAACTAAATGGTTATCATACACAATAAATATATGATCATACTCCCACAATAAATTGGAATGAAGATTCAACTACTTCattccaatttaaaaaaatatgattgacTACGGGTTATGCAGGATGAGCTTAAGTGAGTTGGTGGGTTGAATTACTGAGTCCGCCATGGATTTTTTGCTAACGGGTAGCGGGCCGACTTGCATGACCCGCCTCGTATTGTCATCCCTAATTCGAGAGAGCAGTTCCGTTATTTCAGAATGTGTGAGAGAGTTGTCGAAAGTGTTCGTTTATTCAATGTTCTTCGATGTGAAGatgatttatttttagttttctaCTTCATTTTTACACTTcatttttttatggattttgTGGCTACcaaaagaatgaataaaaatttagaaaaataatttttttttcccttAAACTAAGAATAAaagtaaacatattttttaaatatctttatgttttatttaattcagttttttcattattcaaagagaaataatttaattattgttaacatatattttatgaCACAAATTAGCTTAAATAACTTAATACTATTATTTAGCTTTTCTAGCATTTAAAAATAAGCAAcatcaaacatattttttaaaataaaaaaaaatcaatttaaatgtCATATTTGACTAACTTCCTTTTTTATaggaaaaattatttaagacatattgagtttttatttatatatattttattaacagGAAGTTAATAtagattaaatattttgttaattttaatttgtgctTTAATTGAAAGTAatattggaattaaaaaaatatatagaaatgaATGAGAATGTAACAAGGTGCATGGAGAATTTGCCTTTTTTTTCACTATTGATCTTTGATCTTTGTAATATATTTTGCCCTTTTTGTTTGACTAAtgatctttttaatattttttgccCTTTTTATTGatctttgtaatattttttatttggtctaTGTAATATTTCCTCCACCCATcattttcttcctgcacccataaaaattgtgaaatgaaaaaaatattttgggaggtctttttctctttcacGAATTTCCAATTTTGGAATATCAATCTCGGAACTCATTCCTATAATCCGATTTCCGAAAACACTCACGTCACCATACCCAAGTTAAGACCTTATTTAGGGGAAATTAAGAAGGTAATAAACCACTTGTTTGGATAAATATATAATTCTAAAAGGatagaaaaagataaataaGTCAAAAAAATGTGAATTGATGGAATCAAGCATCAAAATAATCTAAAGAGATTTAAACTAATATTAAACTATTAACTATAATTTGTTACTTTTTAGACAACCCATTTGAATGAGAAACAATAATTGGTGAAATGTGGTGAAACTTTATTAAAGCATTGAGAATGAATATATTCTTAATAAACACTTATTTTCCATTTAACTTATCTCTTGATGCACAGTGaaacttaaaagaaaaagaaaggtgCAGAGCTGAAAAAGAAGATATCAGAAATAGATAAGAAGTGCATTACACATTTTGTAGTTCTTTAATAGTTGACATTGAAAACAAAGAGACATGATTGGGCAAAACACTATAGGAACTTGGGAAAATGGAAACATTATGATGAAGAAATAGTGCATTAGTTAATGTCATTGCATGAAGACAATAAGCTGAATTTGGTCACAACTTTCATTATTCCCACTGCACTTAATTATGTTCCTCTTCTTCTCAGTAGGATCCAAAATGCTATAAAATATGGAAAACAAAAGTAGTCAATATTCAAGAACATTGTCTGCTTTGGTCATTACATTTCATTGATGTTGTTTCTCATAAGCctaaaggaaaaagaaaaagaagaacaggTTGAAGACAGTGTTGGCCAATGAATGCACCCAAAAACACTATGGATGTTCAAATGATTCCTTAGCAGAAATCAAAATTCGTGTAATTCATCATTGTTCAATGAATCAAATATTCCACTCGAAAGTTAAGTTGATTGATAGAGTAAAAAGAAGAATTCGTCTGCATTATAATTTGTTGTGGCGTGATTTATTATTATGTCTTGCTTACTGGgtaattaatgttttttattaattagtgaataacattttttttggtTAAAGTTGGTCTTCTTACAATTAGAGAAcgtggagaaaaaaaataataattcttataggctatcattttttaaaatattaatttaattatgtactttttttaaaaataaactaaaattgtCATTTTGTTAGTTTAGAATTGAATTTATGGATAATTTGAGGAGGAAATTTGTGGGAAAGGGAGGTagtgaatttgtgaggattATAGTGGATGTGGGAAGATTTGTGAGGATacgtgaggttgtttggattgaaagAGGATAGAGTcctaagtttacaaatttatctttgttattaaaaaaatatttgaacaatgaattatgattgtaaatttgaattaattaaatttttctaatatataatattcataattacttgtatttttcaataaaaaaatataataaaaaatatttttgtgttaaattaaaataaagttattaaatatattaaaatttatgaaaataatatttattattatattcatttgttattttatataactaactatatatgttttgttgatataataaaattattttattatttataattatacattgttattaataatataattaaatatttttaaaagtattaaacaaatttatgaaatatttaattttgtatattgtatAATAAAATGCATGCACAAAGATATTTGGATAAAATACAATAATCCTACATAAAGCACAAATCTctttatttatgtaaaaaatcATATTCTTTCTCCCACTTTCAaaaccattaaaaaaaaaacatacattcTCTCTTTCCTCTTGACATTGAAAGAAGGTTTTGCATTGATAAAAGCATTTAAGAAGTGAATAATCTGTTATGTTTACACCTCTTCTTAGGTAACCGATGTTTGAATATTGAATGCTATTAATATTAAATGAGAACagtaattatattaaatttcagTTCAAAGACCTACCTCCAAATTGCAAACTTAAGTAATTTATTACACcaatttaaaaaacttattcACTCTTATGCAACAAAAAAAAGTAGCATGAATCTGCTGAATGCGCCAACCAAATTAAGTCCAACTGTTCTATTGCATGCATATTTATAATATGCGTTTGGAGTAATCTTATAGTTCTTCCATTCTTTCACCTCTTTTTTACTCATGGGTGAAGGAGCACTATTCTCACCCTCTTATTTTCCACTACACAAATCTTTTAAAACTGCACAACATTATTTTTATGGAAAATGACGAACACGTTTCAAGACACATTTGTTACTTATACAAGTGCATACAAAATCTGAATGCGCATAATATAATATACAAGTAAGTGTGATTCATTTTCTATTGTAAAAgatataattattgttttaatatatcaaATAATCTTACATTACATATAAAAATGGAGATAAAgagtaatttaaatatattttttctttaatttttctatttcttttttaaagataaaattgtaatggaagTTTGAACTCTAAAGTAAACAATACTTTAGATATAGTGATTAACTTAATAATGATATCTCAACGGACATAAATTTGAAACATTGGTATTGTATTGTATGTGGAAAAATGATTTAAATGATGAATCATATTTCCCTAACCCTCGATCGGGGGACTTAAGGTTGGAATTCTTTTTACGAAATAGTCTATGAGGTTCCAACCTATTTTCCTGCTTCACTCTTCTTCCGCTTGGATGGATTTTGGAAGTTGACTAGTAAACTCTTTTCCATGAGATCTTTTCTGTTAATggagtgaattttttttatttttttttatatctattaTTTCTTCATGTGAAAAGAGCATTCGACTCTGAACTTAAATTTGTTTGGTCGTTACCAATATAGGAAAAATTTAGATGTAGAGTTCtaataaaagaaaagacattTATAAGAGTCTCGAGGCGaacatttcaatttcaaaaaaatGATGTTTTTAACAAGAAATTATAAAAGATGATCATGTTGAACTTCGTTCAACGAAACTCAATCGACTTCGagaaaaaaaacactaataaaACTAATAAGGAAAGTGCAAGCGAACAaggatattttaatatttataaatgctTAAAAATGTTTCGCTTTCATTcgcattttgaaaaatattcgTTTTTTTCAAGTAAAATACACGAAATTGAACTTTAAAAAGATTGCATTTCATGTCACGTTATCCTAGGGCAATGTGACCCGTTGAGTGAAGCCGCATAAATAACACAATGCCTCAAACTTATCATGAATACTCATAATCAATGTTTTATGGCGATTTGCTCCATCTCAAAACATTATAATTACACTAAGCTCGTATTATTGAGATGTACGAACAGTCACAAAGTCTGACCTAAATCTAGTTGTGAAAAGACAACCTATTCTTTGAAGCTCATTAAAAAATGTGATAGagttaaaattttagaataaagtTCTCCTAAACTTAGGGACTTGTGTACTATACTAACAAATAAAACCACTTGAAAATTTGAATAACTCATTCACTTGAAAAGTTATTTATGTTGTACCAGATTGATCAATCCAATATTTGGTAACAATCTCATTGGATCTTAATCTATGTCCATAAgtttataaatataactttattcTTTAGGGAGTACTCACTCCGTCTCATTCATCCACTTAAATGCTTTCATATTTCTCCAAGATTTTGTTAACTTGagtattgaataattttttgcACCTAAATCTCCACTCGGTGTTTCTCAATAACATTCGACAAGTTTTCAATAGAAAAATCAACTTAACCCAAAACTCAATTATCCATCTCGAACGACGaacaattataatttaaatttttgaccatataattaaaaagaaatacaaattatattattatggaTGTTAATCctaatgttttatatttttgtgttgaaattactattttttatattttaatatcttttttattattctcacaatataaaaaattgtttgtatCATCAAgttcataatttaataaattctttaattacatatttttttttctttttttaaataattatttcttatgATCCTTtttcaaacaaagaaaaaggCAAGAGAAGAGAAAGTATGAAAAAATACGAAagattattttcatttataataaCAATGATTTTTAACCATCATTATATGTTTTTGTGAATCAATTTACAATTTTGTTGTGAATGGTTGATATtatgtaaatttatattttgaatttttttaaagataaaattatgtttataaattattttgcaaTAGAATACTGTCTAGTTAggtaatatatttgtttttcacATGTGTTTATTATACTTGAGATATTATACTACAAATATtactaactttttttatatagtttatcggtttataaatatattttatctaactgctaataataatatttagatATAGTTGAATTTAATAATCTTAATTTCAATGAATAATTTCATTGTTTAAATTAATGTCTTataattgatattaatattttatttagtattaagaaataatattttatttagtattaagaaataatattttacttattaaaatataatttctatgattaatgtttatttatattttaatcagTTAAACTGTATTGGTATTAATCATTTTCAGCCAGTATCATATATTATCAAAAGTAAAACCTAcaaaatgatttaaaatataattttaaaattattttaaattttataaaaatatattttaaaattatgagttataaatgtataaatctagtatttacaataaaaaagtTATGTAAATCCTTGAAGGGTTTAAAATATGATCTAAATTTTTTTGCTCTTTATGTTAAATATAAAGCACAGagtattatgtatataatatgtaaaaaaaattatacagtaaatatacattatttgtataaaaaataatttattataaattcatttttcatcttatttttttatgtgttcaCCTAATGTcctatatattataattttataacatattatgttaattataatatattgatattattttacatatttttttatgtaatgtaattaaattttctattttaaatcatttaataaaataaatattaaataattgaaaaaaattaatatgtttttagaagttatctgttattatttttataattagtttttagtatattaataaggctcataatttgttttttttataagactACATTATGCTAGAGCCAGTGGTGGAATTACATGTGTGCATGtccatttattttataataaaaaaaattgtaattacaagttaattattataataaaataattaaaaatataattaaaatttattaaaactaaaaaaattgtatatataacAAATGATTATAGaaagaattttaattgattgtTATAATGTTTatagtatataataaaaacacTTGTAGAACTAAATAAAGctataatgaaatataaaaattcttatttaaaatattataattataattatagaataaaaatatttctattgtTATGAGCAACCCGAAAAGGAAAACTAAGATGTCATgaatataatcataaaaaaaagttaagaaaagggtatatatttattaaattttaaaaaatgtaataattgTATAAGATTCAACGCGTAtaatctttaattatatatatatatatatcatttaacagtttaaatatttattatttttgttgaatCTTTATCggtgataaatttatttattgtatataaattaaaataaatagtaatattaatatgttttaacacgtaaaaaatgttaaattatgTCAATTGGTAAATATAACTAGgaagataatattttataattaaatctGAACCTTCAGAAATTATATCCAGAATAATTAAAGATAACACATTTTGATGATTGAATATATGTATCTAacaatttaataaaaagaaaattcctATAATTCATATTTCCAAACCTACAAGAATTTTAATAATCTATTTTTATGAATTTCAGATTTTTTGAATTGGTAACTGTTAATCTTTGACAAAATATAACTATGTGTGTACAAGATAATATTTGAAAAAGGAACAGtttattaagttttttaatatttgttcaATAACTAGACAATTTTATAACAGAAATGGTCTCTAGATTGTTTAGTAAATTTCATTCAATAAATATAAACGCCAAATCTTATGTTTTAATTAAATCATGTAAAGGaggtaaattttttattgtaattttttgcttactaaaaaagtatttatttatgtgtaaaacaatgtaagaaaatatattaatataaagaaaaaatcaGTTTAAGTAATGATATTaccaaaatcatatatatatttgaagatTTAATCACATGTTTTGCTTGCCTTTGAAGTTCAATGACACTTGAAACTTCCTTAGGTGAAATATTCTTTTGAATTATGATTGAAAGTGAATGAAGAACAGTAATTTAATAAACTCTTTAGAACAAACTTATGACTTTTTTAAAGAATTATGATTTTCTTCATAATTTATTCACATTCCTCCCAGAGTTAGGTGGAAAGTTTGTAGCaccatattaatttaaatttgtatttaattttaattcatataaaataaataaaatgaaaagtttGTAGTTAAGTTCCAAAAGTTCAATAGTTTCACATagtgaaaatatatattatttaatttcatagtATCATTAATGTTTTTAGAATTCAACATTTATGTGATATAGTTTTGAATATTAAATTGGCCATTTATGAAAAAGTGGAATTCCCGTGAAGTAGGATATTTCAAAACGGACCACACCTAACTCAATATGTAACCGTTTTAATGAACTGACATGACCGTTACATGGTACCTTTGATACGTTTTTTTGAACTATCATTCAAATTTTTCCCTAccccacttttttttttatttaaaaaatagtcaACTTTATTCTTATACACCAATTTAATaccaaaaattatatatttctaatattagtatgaaattttaaataaatcttTGAAGTTTTCGGAAGATTCTATTGAGTTTCTAAAATTAACTCCCTTTTTTTGTTTTAACCTACATTTATGTTTGAGAATtgacttaaaattttaattgtagaagcttaaataaaattaaaacacttGAAAACATCAGTTATTTTTTAGTTGTAGAAATTAATAagataataaaatcaaatttaaaaattaaattaaacatttatttttactGAATCCAATTTCACCTCTCTCAGAGTCGTCCATCTCCCTCCCAAACCAACGTCTCAGATTGAATTCCCCAAAATCAAATTCCAAATTGCACACAGCACAACACtgttccttcttcttcttcttcttcttcttcttcttcttcttcctacTGAGTGAGTGAGCTTAATTTCTGCACTACTCTCGCGAATCTGAATCGTTCCGAGCACACATGTGTAGGTAGTGACGAGAATCCGAGAATGCCAGTTTCAACACGGTCCCAGATAAACGGGGAAGCCGAACCCAACCCATTGACGGCGACGCGGCTGAGAAACCCGCACCATGGACTGAAGGAGAAGCTCAAAACACTGACCCTGTTGTACGAGCAACAGAAGCAAGCCTCCGCGTCTCTAAAGAATGCGTCTCTCAGGTTCCCTGAGAAGACGGTCATGCGAGAGAACGCAATGCCCAACACCATGGTCACAAGAACCTTCGTGCTGCCCCAACCCCCCTCAAACGACGATGACGCCAAGGAAAACGCCATCATAGGCGTAGATCGCATTGTCGGGTTTTCTTGTCCCAGAAAAACGACAACGAATAATAATGTTTCGGTTTCATGTTCTGCCACGGTGGCGCGGAAGCTCTCGATGCAGGAACCGGAGAGAGTGGATGCGGTTTCAGAGAAGCAAGGGAAAGTGGGGAGCAGGATCATGGTTTTCGTGAGGCTGAGACCCATGAATACGAAGGAGAAGGAAGCGGGTTCACGGTGCTGTGTCAGAGTTGTTAATCGCCGTGATGTTTACCTCACGGAATTTGCCAACGAAAACGATTATCTCAGACTCAATAGGCTTCGTGGACGCCACCTTACCTTTGACGCTGCCTTTCCAGATTCCGCTTCTCAGCAAGAAGTTTATTCCACCTCGTGAGTTCCTCACAAGTCATAACCATTCTTGTTTTTTGAATTGTTTACATGCTTGCTATCTTTTTAGACTTTTTGCAACCTGGTAGTGAAACTGAAGTGCATAAGTTATGGAAAAACCTTGTTCATTGTTTATTGTGTAGGTACTTGCAGAAAAAATTATCTAAACAAGTTTTCATATCATCGTGGAAAATGTGTAGATGAAAAATTGTTTACAACACTGTGAATTAACTAGTGTAGAGTTGTTTTAGCTTATTAAAGTATCTTTGACTTTGTGTTTTGTTTCGAGTTTAGGGAATCCAGTATTAGATATCTCGATTTGGAAGGAAATTGTGTTTTCTACAGTGGTTCTCGTGCTTTGTTGGAGTTTTGGGTATGCAGTACTAGATATCTCGAATTGGAAGGATAACTTTGTTTCCTATAGTGGTCCAACTCAGCTAAAATAGAATCATCTCACAGAGGGTAGCTGTGGTGTGGTGTGTACAAAATCAAAACATTGTTTACCACAAGGTTGCTTGTACAACTTGCTTCATACTTTCACTTCATTGTTAGTGACGGTTGAATTTGATTTTTCAGGACTTCAGAGCTTGTGGAAGCAGTTTTGCAAGGGAGGAATGGGTCCGTTTTTTGTTATGGTGCAACTGGAGCTGGAAAGACTTACACAATGCTTGGGACGGTGGAGAATCCTGGGGTTATGGTTTTGGCTATTAAGGATCTTTTCAGTAAAATCAGGCAGCGGAGTTGTGATGGAAACCATGTGGTTCATTTGTCCTATCTTGAGGTTTATAATGAAACTGTCAGGGACTTGCTTTCACCTGGAAGACCTTTAGTTCTTAGAGAAGATAAACAGGTGCCCTTTTTTAGTTCTCCAAGTTGAGTTGTTGATGTGTAGATGGTTCATGCCATTGCTTGTGTTAATCTGTTTACAGATTAGTATTTACTAGTATGTGATAAGTTTTTTATAGTCTATAACATTGAAAGGTCGTGTTTGCCTTGTGTTTAAATTGTGCTTGAAAGATAGCTGATTATACTTTGCTCAAATTGTGTTGTGTAGGGGATTGTGGCAGCAGGTCTTACACAATATAGGGCGTATTCAACAGATGAAGTAATGTTCTTATTTATCCTTTTTGGAAGAACTTTAGACAGTTGTTTCAAGTTAAAATGGAACCTTTGTTTAGCATTattaacttttcttttatcCTGTTGCTTCAGGTGATGGCATTGCTTCAACAAGGAAATCAGAACCGAACCACAGAACCAACACGTGCAAATGAAACATCTTCCCGTTCACATGCAATTTTGCAGGTAATCCGTCATGGTTTTTGAGGAAAAGGTGAAGAATCCATTTAATGTTTGGATAAAACATAAGTGCACAACCTTAAgtatttttatactatttttcaattaaaaaatagagtTTTACCTTGATAATATGTGAAATATTGTTATTAAGCTAAGTGAAACGCTAAATCTGATTAGAGAATGGTACTATAATTATGGTTCTGCACCGCCGTTTTTAATCCTTTATGTATTCTGTGACAGGTTATTCACACTAACCCAATGCACCTTATTTGTTATATCTAGGTTGTGGTGGAATACCGAGTTAGAGATGCCGCAATGAATATTATTAACCGAGTGGGTAAGCTCTCATTAATTGATCTTGCAGGGTCTGAGAGAGCTCTCGCTACGGATCAAAGAACACTTAGATCCCTTGAGGGTGCCAATATAAACCGGTCTCTTCTTGCACTAAGCAGCTGTATTAATGCTCTAGTTGAAGGCAAGAAACATATACCATATAGAAACTCAAAACTCACTCAGCTTCTTAAGGATTCACTAGGAGGAACTTGTAACACTGTCATGATTGCAAACATAAGTCCAAGTAACTTCTCATTTGGTGAAACTCAGAATACAGTTCATTGGGCTGATAGAGCCAAGGAGATTCGATTGAAGGTTGAAA encodes:
- the LOC137807666 gene encoding kinesin-like protein KIN-8A, with the protein product MPVSTRSQINGEAEPNPLTATRLRNPHHGLKEKLKTLTLLYEQQKQASASLKNASLRFPEKTVMRENAMPNTMVTRTFVLPQPPSNDDDAKENAIIGVDRIVGFSCPRKTTTNNNVSVSCSATVARKLSMQEPERVDAVSEKQGKVGSRIMVFVRLRPMNTKEKEAGSRCCVRVVNRRDVYLTEFANENDYLRLNRLRGRHLTFDAAFPDSASQQEVYSTSTSELVEAVLQGRNGSVFCYGATGAGKTYTMLGTVENPGVMVLAIKDLFSKIRQRSCDGNHVVHLSYLEVYNETVRDLLSPGRPLVLREDKQGIVAAGLTQYRAYSTDEVMALLQQGNQNRTTEPTRANETSSRSHAILQVVVEYRVRDAAMNIINRVGKLSLIDLAGSERALATDQRTLRSLEGANINRSLLALSSCINALVEGKKHIPYRNSKLTQLLKDSLGGTCNTVMIANISPSNFSFGETQNTVHWADRAKEIRLKVSDAIEDQLPVPAIETDQAKLVLELQKENRDLRVQLVQHQQKLLTLGAQSLASHSSPTPPSAEPLSSPPSSAQPIEKRRSRSSFLAGTCFTPETKKKGAELAIKTLQRTVKTLEAEIERMKKDHRLQLKQKDDIIRELSQNGGRQTLTAGEAGKGVVTRSSLRPKEPNNSEIKSPSQRFRSPAPTAKKRSFWDITTNNSPSVTTLNGRKTRSHVLAEPTAPPPSMLLQPGFARQKANI